A single region of the Rhodospirillales bacterium genome encodes:
- a CDS encoding penicillin-binding protein 1A: MRWIGTLFLWLFSLGFLGLIAGIAFFGFVLSYYSKDLPDYSQLKNYEPPIVTRIYAGDGRLLAEYAKEKRIFVPVEIIPDTVKQAFLSAEDKNFYDHKGVDTFAVVRAVITNLRNSGSGKRLVGASTITQQVAKNFLLTNEVSYERKIKEAILALRMEKALSKDQLLELYLNEIFLGKRAYGVAAAALTYFDKPLDELTLSEAAYLAVLPKAPNNYHPIRNHDEALARRNWILDRMAEDGHITQGQAELAKATPLEMRKPAEDSHVSAPYFAEDVRRELEKQYGPESLYKGGLAVRTSLNPAFEDIAQRALREGLMEYDKRHGWRGAIEHFEDIQDWTAKLAKTKKPDGMLKNWRMGVVLKTDDEKAAIGFGAGEDKRNLMLEGLAWARKCLQECYALGPEITSPEQVLKTGDVIMVEDIEGKLVLRQIPKIQGAIIALDPHTGRVLAMDGGWQHGSSVFNRATQAQRQPGSAFKPFVYLAALSEGFTPTTRVLDAPFVIEQAPGDFWRPTNYSGEFYGPTPLRVGIEKSRNLMTVRLADHIGMDKVIDIATRFGIADDMKPFLSYALGAGETTLLRLTTAYAMLVNGGKKITPTFIDRIQDRHGKTVFKHDQRPCPNCGTLIRWEGQSVPQIPDEREQIVDERSAYQVVSIMEGVVQRGTARSLKDLNRPLAGKTGTTNKSKDTWFIGFSPDLVVGVFAGFDDPVSLGKRETGSSVAAPIFKKFMEEALKDTLPTPFRVPPGIKLVRVNAATGRTAMPGDENVIWEAFVAGTEPNLDEYVLDTGVISGGGLNDPYEEDPYGYDQFGYGDYSGTYEENNNDPQNSRSYDDSPYNGYTPSYGTHDSNDPLNSFSRGNTAPSTGGPAQQPARPTTNDPAFTGTGGLY; the protein is encoded by the coding sequence ATGCGCTGGATCGGAACATTATTTCTGTGGCTGTTTTCGCTGGGCTTTTTGGGGCTTATCGCGGGAATCGCCTTTTTTGGCTTTGTCCTTTCCTATTACAGCAAGGATTTACCGGATTACAGCCAGCTAAAAAATTATGAACCGCCGATCGTCACCCGCATTTATGCCGGAGACGGTCGCCTTCTGGCGGAATATGCGAAAGAAAAACGCATCTTTGTGCCCGTTGAAATCATTCCCGATACGGTCAAACAGGCGTTCCTGTCTGCCGAAGATAAGAACTTCTACGACCACAAGGGGGTAGACACATTTGCGGTAGTGCGTGCGGTTATCACAAATTTACGCAATTCCGGCTCCGGAAAACGGCTGGTGGGGGCCTCCACGATTACGCAGCAGGTGGCCAAAAACTTCCTGCTCACCAACGAGGTGTCCTATGAGCGCAAAATTAAAGAAGCCATTCTGGCCCTGCGCATGGAAAAAGCCCTGTCCAAAGACCAGCTTCTGGAACTTTACCTGAACGAGATTTTTCTCGGAAAGCGGGCCTACGGCGTGGCGGCGGCCGCGCTGACCTATTTCGATAAACCGCTGGACGAACTGACGCTTTCCGAGGCGGCCTATCTTGCCGTTCTGCCGAAGGCGCCCAACAATTACCACCCCATCCGCAACCATGATGAAGCGCTGGCACGGCGCAACTGGATTCTGGACCGGATGGCGGAAGACGGTCATATCACGCAAGGACAGGCCGAACTGGCCAAAGCCACACCGTTGGAAATGAGAAAACCCGCCGAAGACAGCCATGTCAGCGCCCCCTATTTTGCCGAAGATGTCCGGCGCGAGCTGGAAAAACAATACGGTCCCGAAAGCCTGTATAAAGGCGGCCTTGCCGTGCGCACCTCCCTCAACCCGGCTTTTGAAGACATCGCCCAGCGGGCTTTGCGGGAAGGGCTGATGGAATACGATAAGCGCCATGGCTGGCGCGGTGCGATCGAACATTTTGAGGACATACAGGACTGGACTGCAAAACTGGCAAAAACCAAGAAGCCTGACGGAATGCTCAAGAACTGGAGAATGGGCGTCGTCCTGAAAACGGATGATGAAAAAGCGGCCATCGGTTTTGGTGCCGGAGAAGACAAGCGCAACCTTATGCTGGAAGGGCTTGCCTGGGCGCGGAAATGCTTACAGGAATGCTATGCGCTCGGTCCCGAAATTACCTCCCCCGAACAGGTTCTTAAAACAGGGGACGTGATTATGGTCGAGGACATAGAAGGAAAACTGGTCCTGCGCCAAATCCCCAAAATCCAGGGGGCCATTATTGCACTTGACCCCCATACGGGACGCGTTCTGGCAATGGATGGCGGCTGGCAGCACGGAAGCTCCGTTTTCAATCGCGCGACGCAAGCGCAAAGGCAGCCCGGCTCCGCCTTTAAACCCTTCGTTTATCTCGCCGCGCTCAGCGAAGGCTTCACCCCCACCACGCGGGTTCTGGACGCTCCTTTCGTCATTGAACAGGCCCCCGGCGATTTCTGGCGCCCCACCAATTATTCCGGTGAATTTTACGGCCCGACTCCTTTACGCGTCGGAATCGAAAAATCACGGAACCTGATGACCGTCCGGCTGGCCGACCACATCGGCATGGACAAGGTAATCGATATCGCCACACGTTTTGGCATTGCCGACGATATGAAACCGTTCCTGTCTTACGCCCTTGGCGCCGGTGAAACGACCCTGCTGCGCCTGACGACCGCCTATGCCATGCTGGTCAACGGCGGCAAGAAAATTACGCCCACTTTTATTGACCGGATTCAGGACCGCCATGGCAAAACCGTCTTCAAGCACGATCAGCGTCCCTGCCCCAATTGCGGCACCCTTATTCGCTGGGAAGGTCAGAGCGTTCCCCAGATTCCTGATGAACGTGAACAGATTGTCGATGAACGCAGCGCCTATCAAGTCGTTTCCATCATGGAAGGCGTCGTTCAGCGCGGTACGGCCCGCAGCCTTAAAGACCTTAACCGGCCGCTGGCCGGAAAAACAGGTACCACCAATAAATCCAAGGATACCTGGTTCATCGGATTTTCACCGGATCTGGTGGTAGGCGTTTTCGCGGGCTTTGATGATCCTGTTTCTTTGGGGAAACGCGAAACAGGGTCTTCCGTTGCCGCGCCGATTTTTAAAAAATTTATGGAAGAGGCATTGAAAGACACGCTTCCAACTCCGTTCCGCGTTCCGCCCGGCATTAAACTTGTGCGCGTCAACGCCGCAACCGGACGGACCGCGATGCCCGGAGACGAAAATGTGATCTGGGAAGCTTTTGTCGCCGGCACGGAGCCAAATCTGGATGAATATGTTCTGGATACGGGCGTGATTTCCGGCGGCGGGCTAAACGATCCTTATGAGGAAGACCCTTACGGCTATGACCAGTTCGGCTATGGCGATTATTCGGGCACGTATGAGGAAAACAACAACGATCCTCAAAACAGCCGTTCCTATGACGACAGCCCTTATAACGGGTACACGCCCTCTTACGGCACCCACGACAGCAACGACCCTCTGAATTCCTTCAGCCGGGGCAACACAGCGCCTTCCACCGGAGGGCCGGCACAACAACCCGCCCGCCCGACAACGAACGACCCGGCCTTTACCGGAACAGGCGGCTTATACTAA
- a CDS encoding HAD family hydrolase, which yields MKHIKAIIWDLDNTLYRFDEMFVRACNVAAARTICTLVDDFTFEEALVLAEKSYEQHGYSGYCFIEDKNVEYSDYHFPFHDAMDEKILGRNEDMCAGLEQLNLPQAIVTNASRGWAQRALSHLGLKEWFPDEVIFALEDADFQPKSRSTRPFELAREKLGQRAEDILVVEDSLRNLTVPKDMGFQTAFIHHGSNIKHIPDFVDYAFPDTVALLKELAA from the coding sequence ATGAAACATATCAAAGCCATCATCTGGGATCTGGATAACACGCTCTACCGGTTCGACGAAATGTTCGTGCGGGCATGCAACGTGGCGGCCGCACGTACGATCTGTACCCTGGTAGATGATTTCACTTTTGAAGAAGCGCTGGTTTTGGCGGAAAAATCTTATGAGCAGCATGGCTATAGCGGCTACTGTTTTATCGAAGACAAGAACGTTGAGTATAGCGACTATCATTTTCCTTTTCATGACGCCATGGACGAAAAAATTCTGGGGCGCAATGAAGACATGTGCGCAGGGCTGGAGCAATTAAACCTTCCGCAGGCGATCGTCACCAATGCATCCCGCGGATGGGCGCAGCGCGCACTGTCGCATCTGGGGCTCAAAGAATGGTTTCCGGACGAGGTTATTTTTGCACTGGAAGATGCGGACTTCCAACCCAAATCGCGCAGCACACGCCCCTTCGAACTGGCGCGGGAAAAACTGGGGCAACGCGCGGAAGACATTCTGGTGGTCGAAGATTCCCTGCGCAATCTGACCGTGCCAAAGGATATGGGGTTTCAGACGGCGTTCATTCATCATGGAAGCAATATTAAACATATTCCGGATTTTGTGGATTACGCGTTTCCGGATACGGTGGCGCTTTTGAAAGAACTGGCCGCATGA
- a CDS encoding methyltransferase translates to MTQTVKSTLFLPFEKGEIDVPEAGETALFLGAETHPFLREFARIDCCQFWRAPAKAMEAAGYHAAQTFPPPERQGTYAAVLCLLPKQKEEAQAFLGQGALALSDSGILVAAAANDAGGGRIEKWFREMGFSSVRYLSKHKARVVWAQKDFLEKGETAQKWAAQGQLQQIAIEGETCFSQPGLFGWNRIDEGSKILKDYLPDNLSGVGADFGCGYGYLARQVLTKNPGIGRLYALDADARAVQAAQRNLEGFPVEAKWEDLTTPVSTLPLLDFIVMNPPFHAGKKTDQDTGQAFIRTARTALKAGGRLFMVANAHLSYERCLEDMFSDVQKHAEKSGFKIFEACV, encoded by the coding sequence TTGACGCAGACTGTAAAAAGCACCCTGTTTCTGCCCTTTGAGAAGGGGGAAATAGACGTTCCGGAAGCCGGGGAAACGGCCTTGTTTCTCGGGGCGGAAACCCACCCTTTCCTGCGGGAATTTGCCCGGATAGATTGTTGCCAGTTCTGGCGCGCCCCGGCCAAAGCTATGGAAGCTGCCGGGTATCATGCTGCGCAAACGTTTCCCCCGCCGGAGCGTCAGGGGACCTATGCGGCTGTCCTTTGCCTCCTGCCAAAGCAGAAAGAGGAAGCGCAGGCATTTTTAGGCCAGGGGGCGCTGGCATTGTCCGACAGCGGAATTTTGGTGGCCGCCGCGGCCAATGACGCGGGCGGCGGACGGATTGAAAAATGGTTCAGGGAGATGGGCTTTTCATCGGTCCGGTATCTCTCCAAGCACAAGGCGCGTGTCGTCTGGGCGCAAAAAGACTTTTTGGAAAAAGGAGAAACGGCACAAAAATGGGCGGCGCAGGGGCAATTGCAACAGATAGCCATAGAAGGTGAAACCTGTTTTTCGCAACCCGGACTCTTTGGCTGGAACCGCATTGATGAAGGTTCGAAAATTCTCAAGGACTATTTGCCGGATAATTTGTCCGGGGTCGGGGCGGATTTCGGGTGTGGATACGGGTATCTGGCACGGCAGGTTTTGACTAAAAACCCGGGCATTGGAAGGCTTTATGCGCTGGATGCGGATGCGCGGGCGGTTCAGGCGGCGCAGAGAAATCTGGAAGGCTTTCCGGTCGAGGCGAAATGGGAAGATTTAACAACGCCGGTCTCAACGTTGCCACTGCTGGATTTTATTGTCATGAATCCGCCTTTTCATGCAGGGAAGAAAACGGATCAGGATACAGGGCAGGCTTTTATCCGTACGGCACGTACGGCTTTGAAAGCGGGCGGACGCCTTTTCATGGTGGCCAATGCGCATTTATCGTATGAGAGATGTCTGGAAGACATGTTTTCAGACGTTCAAAAACACGCCGAAAAAAGCGGCTTTAAAATTTTTGAAGCATGTGTTTAA
- a CDS encoding MATE family efflux transporter, protein MTNSAPSAAGKGDLTQGSIRSHLVRLSVPMIWGIMALISFQLVDTFFVARLGTEKLAALTFTFPLSYIIFSFILGFGISMSSVAARLIGEGNPHAVKRVVTHGLLIGFLAGSLLTLLGYLHMESIFTAMGADEDMLAKILKYMRVWFLGPVFVATWIIGNAAIRAGGDTKTPALIMGSVALTNLVLDPILIFGLFGFPRLELQGAAIATICGEILGAFIALYVLYGRKKLLLSPRYPELETFKNSFKRIISIALPVGITNTIYPLVNAFIIGILSASGSAAVAAFGIASRIEAFAFIILMALSIGMGPIISQNFGAKNFARTKETLKLAIGFNVLWSACVAVILGVLAKPIAGLFSSDPHVIAYMTLFFWIVPFSYAFSNLVNSWCSAFNAMGKPRYSFTMIVVKMLLLMIPALCLGYDIGGPQGLFIAMAAVNLLTGTTFHLWSQKRLQKIEIGD, encoded by the coding sequence ATGACAAATTCCGCTCCCTCCGCCGCCGGTAAAGGAGATTTAACCCAAGGGTCGATCCGTTCCCATCTGGTCCGGCTGTCCGTTCCTATGATCTGGGGCATTATGGCGCTCATCAGTTTTCAACTGGTCGACACGTTTTTTGTCGCACGGCTGGGCACGGAAAAACTCGCCGCCCTCACTTTCACTTTTCCCCTGAGCTATATCATTTTCAGCTTTATTCTGGGCTTTGGCATTTCCATGTCTTCCGTTGCCGCGCGCCTGATCGGGGAAGGAAATCCACATGCCGTCAAGCGGGTGGTGACACACGGCCTCCTGATAGGCTTTCTGGCGGGCAGCCTTTTAACTCTCCTTGGCTATCTTCACATGGAATCCATTTTTACAGCGATGGGCGCCGACGAAGACATGCTCGCAAAAATTCTTAAATATATGCGGGTCTGGTTTCTGGGACCTGTTTTTGTTGCCACGTGGATTATCGGAAACGCGGCTATCCGTGCAGGCGGAGACACAAAAACGCCCGCCCTTATCATGGGCAGCGTCGCTCTCACCAACCTCGTTCTTGACCCCATTTTGATCTTCGGCCTCTTCGGGTTCCCGAGATTGGAGCTTCAGGGCGCTGCCATCGCAACAATTTGCGGCGAAATTTTAGGCGCTTTTATTGCCTTGTATGTTTTATACGGGCGGAAAAAACTGCTCCTTTCCCCCCGTTATCCGGAACTGGAAACATTCAAAAACTCCTTCAAACGGATTATCTCTATTGCTCTTCCCGTCGGAATTACCAACACTATTTATCCCTTGGTGAATGCCTTTATTATCGGGATCTTGTCCGCCTCTGGCAGCGCGGCGGTTGCCGCTTTCGGCATTGCCAGCCGGATTGAGGCTTTTGCCTTTATCATTCTGATGGCCCTGTCTATCGGGATGGGTCCTATTATCAGCCAGAATTTCGGCGCAAAAAACTTTGCCCGCACAAAGGAAACCTTGAAGCTTGCCATCGGATTCAACGTTCTCTGGTCCGCTTGTGTCGCCGTGATTTTGGGAGTCCTCGCAAAGCCGATCGCAGGTCTTTTTTCAAGCGACCCGCACGTTATTGCCTATATGACCCTCTTTTTCTGGATCGTGCCTTTTTCCTACGCCTTCAGCAATCTGGTCAATAGCTGGTGCAGCGCGTTCAACGCTATGGGAAAACCCAGATATTCCTTCACGATGATCGTTGTAAAAATGCTGCTTTTGATGATCCCGGCTCTGTGTCTCGGTTATGACATAGGCGGCCCGCAGGGATTGTTTATCGCCATGGCTGCCGTAAACCTTCTGACGGGAACAACATTCCATTTGTGGTCACAAAAACGCCTGCAAAAAATTGAGATCGGGGACTGA
- a CDS encoding SAM-dependent chlorinase/fluorinase: protein MSGILVSIIADYGALHDLAFAEVTQKLFYELDGLDFTIKDYSVPAFDTVATGFALAQTAMNSRLGGRHKFYVNTAPRKDNLAPRVKNAGEGLAYVKLYNGVEIVAVNSGYSLSFLKEGAEEMREINCAKEGSQFRSRDIFPPAFGKIAKGNKSELGADIRMAVPDYPKDVVCYTDGYGNIKTSVNPEKLEEFKGQDVTLEIGGRQQLVRAAEGIFGVADGQFCFAGGSSGWNLPGGTRLRFAEIVKRGGSAAETFGLPAGGMALSWRKLNP from the coding sequence ATGTCTGGTATTCTGGTTTCTATTATTGCGGATTACGGGGCCTTGCACGATCTGGCTTTTGCGGAAGTGACGCAGAAGCTCTTTTATGAACTGGACGGTCTGGACTTTACGATAAAGGATTATTCCGTCCCGGCATTCGATACGGTAGCAACGGGCTTTGCGCTGGCCCAGACGGCGATGAATTCGAGGCTGGGCGGACGGCATAAATTCTATGTGAATACCGCCCCGCGCAAGGACAATCTGGCCCCGCGCGTCAAAAATGCCGGCGAAGGGCTGGCCTATGTGAAATTATATAATGGCGTGGAAATTGTCGCGGTGAACAGCGGCTATTCCCTGTCTTTTTTAAAAGAGGGCGCAGAGGAAATGCGCGAGATTAACTGCGCAAAAGAAGGGTCGCAGTTTCGCTCCCGCGATATTTTCCCGCCAGCTTTCGGTAAAATCGCCAAGGGCAATAAGAGCGAACTGGGCGCAGATATCCGTATGGCGGTTCCCGATTATCCCAAAGACGTTGTTTGCTACACGGACGGGTACGGCAATATCAAAACTTCCGTGAACCCTGAAAAGCTCGAAGAATTTAAAGGACAGGATGTAACCCTTGAAATAGGCGGCCGGCAGCAGCTTGTCCGCGCGGCGGAAGGGATTTTCGGCGTGGCGGACGGCCAGTTTTGTTTTGCCGGGGGGTCTTCGGGCTGGAACCTGCCGGGTGGCACGCGTCTGCGCTTTGCCGAAATCGTCAAGCGCGGCGGCAGCGCGGCGGAAACCTTCGGACTTCCCGCCGGCGGTATGGCCTTGAGCTGGCGAAAGCTGAACCCGTAA
- a CDS encoding polysaccharide deacetylase family protein → MTSKAYLTIDDSPSTRTDDLVCFLKQKKVPALFFCRGEFLEQNLVMAVRIIQGGFHLANHAFSHRRASDLSTEEMIDEIEKTEALIDRAYDLAYEKRPAQRYFRFPHMDRGCGGWIVDYDGFQGNDLKDVKTCLTEGLNVISMQRPNSEFEAKKRHIQKYLKEAGYTVPFSGVTHSWYNNPEIQEARDCLFTFSTCDWMVTQRHLGKWRYKSPDDLKQKIDLDRWLNKENSVNIVLAHDQAEIVDVTIGLVDHMLEKGIQFLEISGGSN, encoded by the coding sequence ATGACTTCTAAAGCCTATCTTACCATTGACGATTCCCCTTCTACGCGAACGGATGATCTGGTCTGTTTTTTGAAGCAGAAAAAGGTTCCGGCGCTGTTTTTTTGCCGCGGCGAGTTTCTGGAGCAAAATCTGGTGATGGCGGTACGGATTATCCAGGGCGGCTTTCATTTGGCCAATCATGCCTTTTCACATCGGCGGGCGTCCGATTTGTCAACGGAAGAGATGATTGACGAAATCGAAAAAACGGAAGCGCTCATCGACCGGGCTTATGATCTTGCGTATGAAAAACGTCCTGCACAACGGTACTTCCGTTTTCCGCATATGGACCGGGGCTGCGGCGGCTGGATTGTCGATTATGACGGATTTCAGGGAAACGATTTGAAGGACGTCAAAACCTGCCTGACCGAAGGGCTGAATGTGATTAGCATGCAGCGCCCGAACTCGGAATTTGAAGCCAAAAAAAGGCACATTCAGAAATATTTAAAAGAAGCCGGATACACGGTGCCTTTTTCAGGCGTCACCCATAGCTGGTACAATAACCCTGAAATTCAAGAGGCGCGGGACTGCCTTTTTACCTTTTCCACCTGCGACTGGATGGTCACGCAGCGGCATCTGGGCAAGTGGCGCTATAAATCGCCGGATGACTTGAAACAGAAAATCGATCTGGACCGCTGGCTGAACAAGGAAAACAGTGTCAATATTGTTTTGGCGCACGATCAGGCGGAAATCGTTGATGTTACGATCGGCCTGGTCGATCATATGCTGGAAAAAGGAATTCAGTTTTTGGAAATTTCCGGAGGTTCAAATTAA
- a CDS encoding glucokinase: protein MPVLLADIGGTHIRFALRGAEGPQNIKKYRLDNFPDLKAAVQHYMTEEAMPPLSSMAIAGTSWLENGKIRYRRDRTKAPLDIDPEGLASHLGLQDLSFLNDLEAACYGLSCLAPGQTEILRQGEGSPPNRDLCLLSVGTGAGHSFYLNDTQTVRKSFGGFVPLNVQTDDQRQVRDYILKTHPQDRDLAMEDVVSARGLRWIYEAFSGLSVAGLEDAAFSLLLQKPNEAARQSVRVFCEFLGLHAQILLGVSFVYGGLYLTGGVIDNLMAHDLFNRGAFEDFLIADTVMVVKKTQASVPVFYCLEQNMPLVGLNRFSQA, encoded by the coding sequence CGAAGGGCCGCAAAACATCAAAAAATACAGGCTGGATAATTTCCCGGATCTGAAGGCAGCAGTACAGCATTACATGACGGAAGAAGCCATGCCCCCCCTGTCTTCCATGGCGATTGCCGGCACGTCCTGGCTGGAAAACGGCAAAATCCGGTATCGGCGGGACAGGACGAAAGCGCCTCTGGACATAGATCCGGAAGGGCTGGCCTCTCATTTGGGCCTGCAAGACCTGTCTTTTCTGAATGATCTGGAGGCGGCCTGTTACGGCCTTTCATGCCTTGCGCCCGGCCAGACCGAAATCCTCCGGCAGGGAGAAGGCTCGCCGCCCAATCGTGATCTTTGCCTTCTCAGTGTGGGCACAGGGGCCGGGCACAGCTTTTATTTAAACGACACCCAGACCGTGCGGAAAAGTTTCGGCGGTTTTGTACCCTTGAATGTTCAGACGGACGATCAAAGACAGGTGCGGGATTATATCCTGAAAACCCACCCGCAAGACCGCGATCTGGCAATGGAGGATGTTGTATCCGCACGCGGTCTGCGCTGGATTTACGAGGCTTTTAGCGGCCTTTCCGTTGCCGGTCTGGAGGATGCGGCTTTTTCTCTCCTGCTTCAAAAACCGAACGAGGCGGCACGGCAGTCCGTCAGGGTGTTTTGCGAATTTCTGGGACTTCATGCCCAGATTTTGCTCGGGGTTTCTTTCGTTTATGGCGGACTGTACCTTACTGGCGGCGTGATTGATAACCTCATGGCGCATGATTTATTTAACAGGGGGGCCTTTGAAGATTTCCTGATCGCTGATACAGTTATGGTTGTGAAAAAAACGCAGGCGTCCGTTCCCGTTTTTTATTGTCTCGAACAAAATATGCCCCTTGTCGGGCTGAACAGATTTTCTCAAGCATGA